tataatttcttctatcattatgtcttgcgatgttgttgccatgattagcgagtagttatctttagtgtatgctatgatgtaatcagttttaatgtcgaaataatattatggtttacgtatgttgtcgagatgctttccgattatgctttaaactcaatcacttttccaactaatagaacgtaattATCGGCTCTgctattcagagtacactatctgtgtcaccccttggtaagagaagtctatcagatacaacttaaaatcgactgaggcacaccggttgtagtaagtctattaagctttggattccgattgaggactctttcgtagtgaaatatCTAACTAGAACCTtattacattgtcggtcccagaccatgctagtgtagtcaccaagcatataaacttcgtacgtgcatgctgaagcacaacggttgttgtaagctgtacctcagctaagtaaggccatggaacccggtcagtgctgattagtacactgcaccataacgtggtctAAAGCATTTCACTCCGCTTGAGGGAttgttggttaattaaggaactgtttgtttaaacacataaaggattggatcgttaggataaccgaacgtgttcatggaagtcactagacttggccatggtgttctttatggttgaactcttttaagggcctaactaccttttaaacccaatcgttaacgaaagtattgaaacacatcacgtctcccgGATATGATAAACCCTGTATTctgttatgcttaagaaagtttagacctttgtggaatgttaatacgtcacccaatcgaatgctcaattggatgagccatatgaacgtgtatgcatgtagtcagactgcacgggcgtcgggggtaagggacgttgttgtctattcagaatcttcaagcctatcgcattacccagtgacattttttacgacaggggcgtttaggaccagtgtaatgaatataagGTCCCTACCTTTTCATGAGCTAGCATTCCATAAtcccggcagaataactgatgaactcatagtatgcacttgctttaaccttatctgaattacgaattttattgcatttactttatctgtcttataaactagaaaaacccaaaaattaggtaaccactactcctcttTAAAATTATCATAggatttaaatataggttcgattctactgatatcttaaaaatacgaccctaggtcatacttcccttactcataataaggagtagtacgatttaggccccgctaaatataaatttaaaacagtaccccctcttggtgactgattctgacgtgttgcgacctaacgacaccgcacaaataaaaccgtccgtttcggtcatatcagtcCATCGCACACGATCACTCACCTTTGCATCTTTATTTTTGTCCAGTTCGAACAGCCTTTTAAACTTCTGTTGTAAACCTTCATCCGCGAACCACTGGTCTTTCCAGAATGACGAAACTGGACTATCACCTACTGCCATCTTGAACTAATTTGGAAATGGAATACTGACATCAGAAAGGTAGTTTCATGCATTCACAATTGAACTCCATGTACTGGAGAAATTAATATTAGAAAGGGGCCTGTTTTGGGTAAGCCCACCCGAAGGCCCATACAAGCTAATGATAATTTTGGCCCATAACCAACTAGGTTCATTAtgcaacctccaccaccatttgcaaAGTAGAGCTAGATTATTACACTTCAGAGAACCGATATTAAGTCCTCCTTCCGTGTAAGGTAACATAATTTTTTCCCATTTAACCCAATGTATTTTTTCCCCATCCCGGAAATACCCCAAAAGAACTCACACCTCACTCTCTCTAATTCATTTATCACACAAAGTGGGGCACGAAATAACGAAAAGTAATACAATGGAAGACTCGAGAGGACCGATTTGATAAGCGTTACCCGACCACCGAAAGAGACCGTTTTTGGTTTCCAATCCGAAAGTTTGGATTTGAACTTTTCAATTACTACCTTCCAATCCTTTAATTTACTCATTTTGGATCCAATTGGCAATCCAAGATATTTAAAAGGAAAGCTCCCAATGCTACACCCAAAACTATTAGCGAAAAGATTGATTTCGTTTGTGTCAACCCCCATTCCAAAGATACTACTCTTACTCATATTTATTTTAAGGCCCGAAGTTAACTCGAAACATTTTAATAGATTTATAAGGCTTTTGAGATTATCGTGTTCCCATTCACCAAAAAAGATGGTGTCCCGCATATTGTAAATGCGAAACCACCACTCTATCATTCCCTACCTCCACGCCTTTAAAAAGATTCTTTTCTACCGCTGATTTTGCTAACACGTTTAAACCTTCGACCGCCACTATAAAAAGAAAAGGCGAAAGAGGGTCGCCTTGCCTAACCCCTCTCCCCATATTAAATTTGGTTATGGGAGAACCATTGACTAAAATAGAAATGGAGGCCGATTCGAGACAAGCGTATATCCACTTGCACCATTTTCCCCCGAAACCCATACACTTCATAATCTCCATCAAATATTCCCAATCTTGGCTATCAAACGCCTTTTCAAAATCCACTTTAAAAATTAGACCTTTATGTTTCGATCGTTTCATAAAGTGCACCGTCTCGTTCGCTACTAATACACCATCTAGAATATATCTACCTTTTATGAACGCGCTTTGTTCGACACCCACAATATTTGGAACCACCTTGCGTAACCTATTTGATAAAGCTTTCGACAATATTTTATAGACACCACCAATAAGACTAATGGGTCTATAATCATTTAGGACTAATAGATCTTTTAATTTTGGGATCAAGGAGATGAAACACGCGTTACAACCTTTTGATATTTCTCCTTTCTCCCAAAACCAATGCAATGCACACATGAGGTCGTTTTTAATGAGATCCCAATACTTCTTGAAAAAATTCATGTTAAAACCATCGGGTCCAGGTGCTTGTTTCCATCACAATCTTTTAATGCCTCTAAGATTTCACTCTCACTAAGCCGCTCCTCTAAACTTTTCGCCTCCACTTCTGAAATAACCGGATATTGAAAGTTGCACATAGAAGGTCGGTTACCTGATCTCTTTTCAAATCGTATCCGAAAGTGTTCCTTCATTGCCTCCTTTATTTCCATCGCATTCTCATTCCAAATACTGTTAATGATTAAACCCTTGACGTTGTTTTTATTGTAATTACGCTTAATAACCGAATGGAAAAATCTTGAGTTTCCATCTCCTTCAACGATCCACCGATCTCTAGCTTTTTGTTTGAGCATATTAGCTTTTGCTCTTTCCATATCTAACCACAATTTTCTACAATCCATCCATTCTTTTGTCTCTTGATCCGATATGCTTCTGTTTTCGGCCAACAATTCCCAAGTGCATACTTTCTCTTTTAGTTCACTCACCTCCTTATCTATGTTATTGAAATTGGTTTTGCTCCATTCCCTTAGAGCACTTTTGACGTTTTTTAGTTTGTTGCGAAATACACAATCTCTTCTACTCACATGAACTTCCACATTCTAAAGTTTTTTGATCACCTCATCTACTCCATCCACTTTTATCCGTTCATCGAAGATCTTGAAAGGTTTATGCCCAAAATCGATAACTTTATCTCTAATAACAATTGGGCAATGATCCGAGAACTTTCTACCAAGTACTAAAGCCAAAAGATCATTCCAAACATTTAGAAAACTATCGGAGGCTAGAAACCGATCAAGTTTGCTCATTTTCACACCATTGTCACAAATTCTAGTAAACTTTCTACTGCCAAGAGGGACCTCTACTAACCCATTATCGTTTATAAAATCATTAAATTTTTTTGCACGACTTGGAATAAATACACTATTAAATCTTTCATCCTCATCACGTACTTCATTAAAGTCTCCGCATAACAACCAACAACTATCTATATTTCGCATTAGAGAATCTAAAGAATCCCACATACGCATCTTACTTGTATCATCGTGTGGTCCATATACGTTTACTACTATTGTTTCACAATTGTTAGCCTTCCATACGTCCTTGATAGCAATAAAAACTCGCCTTCTACAAAACTATCTACATGAAAATTATCCTCATCCCATAGAATCATAAGACCACCCGCATCTCCTATAGCTTCTTTTTGCACTAGTCTTGCATTGTTAGACCACCATAAAAAAAGACTCCCATTGGTTACTCACTCTACTACTTTTTGTTTCCTGAATCGCAAAAACATCCGGCCTTTCTACCCTACACAAGTTTTTAACCCACCCAAAAGCACCTACTTTCGTAAATCCTCTTATGTTTAAAGACATTATCTTCATGGTTAATAATGATTTCGAATTTGAATCTGAACAGAGAACTTACTGCTTGCCATCGGGCCATTTGAGGCCCAACTTTTTGCCATATTCATacaactcttcttctcttctttcaCTCGATCTGCTACACTCTTTACTACCAATGATACTGTTACTAGTAGACTGTATGTTACGATTTTTGTTTGCATCACTGCTACACTCTTCATTAACTTTAGTAGACTACATTAATCCTTGGTTATTGTTGTGTTGTTTTCTTATGGTGGGTGGAAAATGTTTTTCACAGAATTGAAATGTAAGAAATATATACGAAGgcatttaatttgagtaaaatatatatatatatatatatatatatatatatatatatatatatatatatatatagtggtaggatcaagagggaagtaaccatttggggagaaacggggggaagcaaaaaatttttttttttcgttttttgaaataactttgttcacgaacattatagatgagatgaaaatatgaacatttagtagagacactttgtgataaatgtttttattttggcgggaaaacgctcgaagaagtaatatataacaattatcgtaattttcgagcgtattttgaggttttagatattggggtttagatattagagtttagatattagggtttatagggtttatatattagggtttagggtttaaatttagggtttagatttaggatttagattgagtttttaacacgaacggtttagagtttagggtttagggtttagggtttagggtttggggtttggtgttttgggtttatggaataaacccaaaacaccaaaccctaaaccctaaaccctaaactctaaatcgggctaaattttacttcacaaaacatgaaaaaaaacgttcatattcttcacgaacaatatcatcttgaatgttatttttgtcgatcgttttcccgcctaaataataacattcatcacgaagtgtctcttctaaatgttcatattttcgtgtgatcttgatgccgggaaaaaaaattcaaaaaaaacgaaaaaaaataaatttgcttccccccgtttccccccgattggttacttccccattgatcctgcccatatatatatatatatatatatatatatatatatatatatatatatatatatatatatatatatatatatatatatatatatatatatatatatatatatatgtcctaaATAAGGATTATCCAaacttaaaaaaaatcaaaaataaaaaaaaatctaatatatatatatatatatatatatatatatatatatatatatatatatatatatatatatatatatatatatatatatatatatatatatatatatatatatatgtcctaaATAAGGATTATCCAaacttaaaaaaaatcaaaaataaaaaaaaaatctaaacccTCATAataatgtcattaaaataattaagtgtatttaataaaataaagatattaatatgttgattgtataatatatataaatattatgtacaaCCTAATAATAAAACACTCTCATGACCATATGTAGAATATTTGAAGTATTAtttacaaccttatggtaaaacaccgtCATGACTATATGTACAGTATTTGAAGCATTATTTACAATCTTATGATAAAACACTCTCatgaccatatatataaaatctaaaataaattgtacaatcttttataaAATACCTCATAaaaacatgtacaaactttgaagcatattgtacaacctttatataataattgtattttaatttttttttaaaaaactagttgtggagccctcgcttcgcgccggggactCCGTtctgaatgcgagttaaaaaaatcttgatctattttgtaaaaaagaattttttttcgacatctaacattgaagggttgttccttttgtgaaagttgcttcttttagcgttgttttttttttcatttttttttaaaaaaaagttagttgatttattttgtaaaaaagaatgtttttcaacatcttttggtagcattgaagggttgttccttttattaaagttgcctcctttatcgttgaggaagaaaaggaaaaaaaaagttagtagaattttttggtaaaaaagaattttttcgacatcttttggtaacattgaagggttggttcttttatgagagttgcttcttttatcgttggagacaaaaaaaagtgaaatgacaaaaatacccctgattactattgatgaatagtgctacagaGTTTTTTcgattagatatatagataatttcaataggcatttgttattactaataattattattgaaaatataagtactcaatttttaaacaaactttattaatatattaatatattattattattattattattattattattattattattattattattattattatatttaaatatgagttctctttacgagattaattacgttacatatgtatgcgaaatacatgtctcaataaaggtTGTAATGTAgatttttatgacaagaaaaatagtaattgtgatgaaaattgaaggAGGGTGGTAGGAGAATATATATAGTTCATTTATTTTGACCAAGTTAAGTACATTAATATGTTTGTATAAATAATgagaagtttcttagtcagaattcgtggtttcacgggtcattaaactaaatgactttaacatttacattcacttaatacttaaaacatatcattaaaatgTTGTGTTTAAATAAACCCGTAATTCTACGGATCATTTAACTAGTAATAAGATATTTGCCTTTAAGGTGTTCTATTTTCTTATACACAAACCAAAAACAATAACGTTTTTCTTTTTCCTAAATTTTGTTACTCGCTCAGTCCCAAATTTATTGTCCCAGATAAAAAACAAGCAGTTTTAGGAAatttcactaacttcattctccaccaataataTATCTTATCTCTCCAGAATAATCTCTTTTGATtgattgaaaaagaatctgaacaaTTAATTTAAGATATTCTAAAATGAAATAATGGACAATAAATTTGAGATGGATGGAGAATGTTATTTCTCCCAATAATGGATGTATATATATGTGTCCTTTGAGTAGTCAGTATGGCCTTACAAAACGCACTAAGACCAGCCTTTACATGCGCTTTCCAAAAAGGCCTTCTAAGCACCCCAAACTATCTATGTGGCACCTTGGCCAAAAAAAAAAACGCCCCTTATGGGAACGGTATATTTGGGTGTCGGGCATATTTGCAACGGAACCAAACCAGGACGTTAActgtattaaattattattttttacctctttttcactcaaatataaatataactttatcTAAAACTTAATTTCCTAATACCATCAAAATGATCATCACCATAATACAACATCAAATGATTGACACTATTGTGCTACCATCATTGTACCCAAACAACCCAAAGCTCTAAAATGCATTCACGTCGCATGCATTGTAACGAGTATTTTAACTGAAAGTTTGGAACAGAGGCGGAGATATGAAATACATGTGAGTGTTTTGTCATCATTAACTGACAAACTACAGTGTATTCGCAATAGCTTTTAGCTATAAATTATATGTAAGCATCTCATTAATTATTTGATAGTatccctaaaaatatatatatatatatatatatatatatatatatatatatatatatatatatatatatatatatatatatatatatatatatatatatatatatatatatatatatatatatatgtgtgtgtgtatgttgcCTTCTTAAATCTTTAATTCTGACTTCGTTTCTTTGGGAGGACAAATAATGTATAAAGACGCAGAAAACCACTAAACATTGCTCATGAATATAGTATTTCAATATACTACTCCGTAAACAAATAGAAGTATTTTAATTTTTTGAGAGGTTTAGAGTTTTGGTTTTATATAATTCAGTAAAACTAATGTCGATTAAGACAAAAAGTGTtggttattaattaattataaaatatGCAATAGTAAGGAAtactatttaattatattttttattcacacacttttgactttaatagttTGAGGAACATGTCAACGATAGCAGCAGTCAAAGATGTAAAAAAAAGTCAAAATCATCAATTGAGGGATCAACCTGTCCATCTGTTGGCACCGGCATTTGACGATACATGCCACGTGGAAGATGCCCTTTCGTATTGCTGCACTcatttaattttattttaatacCACAACATAGCAGACACCTAACTTTGTACGTACTCATCGCGTGATCAATCTTCGATCTGTTCTAAAATCGTTTTGAGACCACGTACGTACTCTCGATTGTCATGAGTGGAAGTCCGCCATACACCCTAGCTTTCTTCGGTTATCACTATCGCATCCTTAAGCACGGATACCAGTGACGAAACTTGAATCCAGGTAGAGATGAAGCGAGtgtaaaatttaataaatttttcattgtcagcaggagtaaacactaaaaaaacccttattttttagtaaaattttcaaatttttagtGTAAATTATTATTCTCGTTTAATCAAGGTGGGACGAATACCCCTCGGGAGTACACTATATTCAGCCATTGGTTATGACTCCACCATACACAATCAAAGCAAAATTTTAGACCATTATACTCTTCGTTACCTTTGCTTAATGAATGAATTATCTAAGGTTGAATAGGTTAAAATGGTCTACAAATTTAATTTAATTGTGTATGGACAAAAAGTGATTGTGTATAAATCATTGTCCTTTAAATAATGAGTTAAGTATGACTTAGTTATAACTAGTTGTGAACCCTCGCTTCGagacgggggttcggttttcaatgtattttattgtgattagtttgtaaaattatttcgtggcaaaCGATGATGTCATTGAAGAGCAACTCTAGTCGAACTAAAAGCTATAACCCATCaaagatttaattgttattttaaattaataatatacgtgcatctccgcgtttcgctatggaattgttgaCGTTAAAAAATTTAAAGCAATTAAGTCGTTATTTTgtggagaaaaatataaaggaaaccaaaaaataaaaaataaaaaaaaaattgttataacgggtagagaaaaatataaaggaaaaaaaaaagctaCAGTAAACGAACCggaaaaaaaattgctacggtaccATTGCTATAGTGATTCCGTTGCTACAGTAATTCGTTGCTACAGTGATTtccttgctacagtaaaaaaatagGTAAAAAGACGAAACTGCCCCTGGtattattcatcatttttgtctaatagttaatatggtaatgtCTAATACTGACGACGGAAGCGTTCGTTAAGAAATTAACGTGATGCATATTAACAATGGAGAAATAACCTTTGTTATCTTTAGGACCAACGACATAACATTTTTAAATATTAGGTCATCGAtattaaaaagaaatattttaagtcTATGCATGAAACTTTGTACAAACATTAAGAACCAATAACGTAATTTTGTAAGAAAAGTCTAGTTATCATTTGTTATATATttttacgataattttttttattatttttatatgaaAGCAATGTGACACTTTAATTAGAAATATACTTGCAAATTAAAAGTTCTCAAAATACATGTAACAAAATCACTTATCTAAACGGATTGGTTCTTGTGGAAAAGGAACAAAAAGTTTAGAAAAGTCGTGACATTTGATGTTACACCTCTTGATCTCTTTTAAAGGTTTGAATAAAAAATAAGTACTAAAGAATGGTAGACCAAAAAGGTGGCAATGAATTAACCTTTTAATCAAATCATATTACGGCACCCATGACATATATACCACCATAAGTTAACTTTTGACAAATATAAACAACTAGGTACTCAGGTTACGACGGGTTTATAAGTCGTCGATAGTTTGCGTTTAAGTTGATATTATGTTAAAGCCTTAACATTGAGTCTGATGCTGACATACGCATCAATAATTTaaacttttatatttatttacataaatcGCTAGCTATAAAAgtagttgtttttttttttgaacggcgattttttgacattagtagatcatttatttcaacgaccctcattatTTATTTCAAAGTAGTTGTTACGGTAAATGATCTTTGTCCTTACTTTAAACACTTTACAAAACGTACATCGACTATTGATAAAAACaatttaataaaattaaaaatacaatatatatttaaataataataatagtaatagttattAAAAAGTGAAAAAATATGTGCTTAATTTGTAATAAGTGAAAAAGTTAAATAATATTTCCTCCGTCCCAAAATTACTATCGCGTATTGACTTTGAGTCTTCATttacaactttgactttaaatattttggttTGTGCTATATGTTATTTAATGAAAGTATACCAATGAAAACATATTTTAAAACTAAATCCATTCATATAACTTTCACCGATTATTAAATAACACAATTAAAAATGTTTTAAGTCAGAATTTAAAGAGAAAGACTTCGAAAGACAAATGAAACACTAATTATGGGACGAGGGAATACTAATTATGGGTTAATTTGTAATAAGTGAAAGTTTTGTAGTTGATATGTAAGAAATGAGAAAAGTAGTTGTTGATAATTTGTAATAAGTGAAAGTTTTGTAGTTGATATATAAGAAATGAGAAAAGTAGTTGTTGATAATTTGTAATAAGTGAAAGTTTTGTGGTTGATTTGTAAGAAGTAAGAAAATTAATTATTGATTTGTAAGAAGTAAGAAAGTTATAGTAAAAATTTTGCAATTAATTTATAAGATGTAAAAAAGTTAGTGATTAATTTGTAAAAAGCAAGAAAATCActattcttaatttttttttttgttttaaaagaGGGATTAATTATTTGATTTATTTGTGACTCATGTCGAAACAAGCTAGTTTAGTTTGAAGTGataattttttttgtaaaaataacgaATACTATACATAACGGGACCTTCATCGAATAAAGAAGATTCTAAACCAATACAGACGACCATAAACCAGGTCGACTTGAAACAAGAAATCATCACAACTCGACAATATCTCCAACCGAGCTAAACCACTACAAACACTAAAACAAACACTGCCAAGATCACAACGGATAATCTACCGACACCGATGCAAATAAAACGAATACAAGAAACACACACTAAACCTACCAAACCGACATAACAGAAAGTGTATAAACAACCAACGTATGAAGTACTTTTACCGTTTCTCTCATGGGGACGATTTGTGATTCCGTCAACTATAACATAGTggacatttttttttcttctacgAGTTTTGATATTGTACGACTCGATGTTGTTGGAAGAAGAGTTACCAATTAATTTCCCAGGGACACACGAAGGATGGAAAGCTTAATCCTCATACTTTTGAAAGAATCCTTTCTTTCCACAAACCGAGGGATGACAATCTTGAGCTTCCATAGAAAACTTATGAATCACATCActataatgtaacgacccaacccgttaaaaaTCACGAaacatttatttaaaaaaaaaaaaaaaaaaacaaacatggCTGACTGCACTTAGGCGCGGCGCGCCTTCCTTGGCCGCGGCGCGGCTCGCCAGGATTGCTGAAGGTCAGTCCATGCCAAATAAACTGTTAACGAAATACACTGATCCGCGCAGCGCGCCCTTTAGGGCTGCGGCGCGGCTCACTCCAGGGGCTGATTCTGACTTAACAAAATGCACAAGTCCCCAAAATTCTGCGATATTCGACAACCCTCAAGTCAAAAGGCTTTCCGCCACACAACTAGATAAAGTTTACAAGTTTTAAGGACTCCAAACAAGTATTGACCACCGGGCTTCATTCGCCCATTTACAacccaaaatataagtttcgaccgacgagtttaaataccaaacaaacacgagcatggtgtttggggctaaactacccaaacctaggtcgaacaTCAAAAGCAACACACTAGCTTAATCATTAAGGAGCCTGCTAGTCTAAACGAATACCCTTGCCTTAATCCACGCCGgagcttgcaatcacttacacaattaccgcatacatgctagcaatataattagcataccaatcgcaaggtataacgctaaatatccgataacacaagctagcacaGCAAAAGCATATAACACAAACAAcaaaatatgctacactacaacacgcaaccatggttaaccaatcgtacaaaggaatggtgctcgcgaaagg
The window above is part of the Rutidosis leptorrhynchoides isolate AG116_Rl617_1_P2 chromosome 1, CSIRO_AGI_Rlap_v1, whole genome shotgun sequence genome. Proteins encoded here:
- the LOC139902286 gene encoding uncharacterized protein, with product MNAAIEEAFEAIHINHHGEGGDSNGGHGSNTKGHLPRGMYRQMPVPTDGQSTSNSIIGSKECSRSSERREEELYEYGKKLGLKWPDGKQVERPDVFAIQETKSSRVSNQWESFFMVFCRRRVFIAIKDVWKANNCETIVVNVYGPHDDTSKMRMWDSLDSLMRNIDSCWLLCGDFNEVRDEDERFNSVFIPSRAKKFNDFINDNGLVEVPLGSRKFTRICDNGVKMSKLDRFLASDSFLNVWNDLLALVLGRKFSDHCPIVIRDKNVEVHVSRRDCVFRNKLKNVKSALREWSKTNFNNIDKEVSELKEKVCTWELLAENRSISDQETKEWMDCRKLWLDMERAKANMLKQKARDRWIVEGDGNSRFFHSVIKRNYNKNNVKGLIINSIWNENAMEIKEAMKEHFRIRFEKRSGNRPSMCNFQYPVISEVEAKSLEERLSESEILEALKDCDGNKHLDPMVLT